In the genome of Geotrypetes seraphini chromosome 16, aGeoSer1.1, whole genome shotgun sequence, one region contains:
- the LOC117350438 gene encoding olfactory receptor 1509-like gives MAVSNETRVTHFILIGLSSNPNLQIVFFLLFLSMYLLSITGNLLILITIYVDSQLHSPMYFFLSNLSFIDLSFSSVTVPKSLVNFIIQNKAISFSQCFAQLFFFHFFGGTECFHLTLMAYDRYVAICNPLRYNTIMNRRTCVILVAFTWVGGLIHAFAQTFPTLQLSFCGPNEINHFFCDAHPLSLLACSGTIISEIADRVNSGSLTLGAFLVVSISYAYIISTILKIKSAEGRRKAFSTCASHLLVVSLTFGPSVFIYMRPSATFAGDKLLTVFYNIVTPWLNPFIYTLRNEKVRGAMRKLKR, from the coding sequence ATGGCAGTCAGCAATGAAACCAGAGTCACGCATTTCATCCTCATTGGACTTTCTAGCAATCCAAACTTACAGATAgtattttttttgctgtttctatCCATGTACTTGCTCTCTATAACCGGGAATCTTCTCATTTTGATAACCATATATGTGGACTCTCAGCTGCACTCTCCCATGTATTTCTTTCTCAGCAACCTGTCTTTCATAGATTTGAGCTTTTCATCCGTCACTGTCCCCAAATCCCTTGTTAACTTTATCATACAGAATAAAGCCATCTCCTTCAGCCAATGTTTTGCTCAgttgtttttctttcatttcttcggAGGTACAGAATGCTTTCATCTGACCCTGATGGCTTATGACCGCTATGTTGCCATCTGCAATCCTTTGCGTTATAACACGATAATGAACAGACGAACCTGTGTGATACTGGTGGCGTTCACATGGGTTGGTGGATTAATTCATGCCTTCGCACAGACATTTCCAACCCTTCAGCTGTCCTTCTGTGGTCCTAATGAGATAAATCATTTCTTTTGTGATGCTCACCCCTTATCTTTGTTGGCTTGCTCTGGTACCATCATCAGTGAAATCGCAGATAGGGTCAACAGCGGATCCCTAACCCTTGGTGCTTTCTTGGTCGTGTCCATATCTTACGCATACATCATTTCCACTATCTTAAAAATTAAATCAGCTGAGGGAAGGCGGAAAGCTTTCTCTACCTGTGCCTCCCACCTCCTGGTGGTCAGTTTGACTTTTGGGCCTAGTGTCTTTATCTACATGAGACCGTCAGCGACATTTGCAGGTGACAAACTGCTCACCGTCTTTTACAACATTGTGACTCCTTGGTTAAACCCCTTCATTTATACTCTTAGAAATGAGAAAGTGAGAGGAGCTATGAGAAAGCTGAAGAGGTAG